The sequence ACCCGAAATATGCTAACAATGAAGTTTATGTTGATCTTGTTGAAGAAATGGATGCAATTGTAAACAGGtcaatctttttttcttttttaatgctTTGATAAGATATCTccatccttttctttttggtatgGATTAAAGATTCCATGTATTAATGACTATGCTTCCTGTTCGTAATTGGTGACTGTTTACAATCTAGAAACAGACAGATAAGGAGCTTGGGATATTCtattcatttttcaaactaTATGAATCACATGGCCTCTTCAAGTGAATGAAAAATTTTGTTCACCCTTTTGCGTCCGCAATCTTTTTGAATAAGTTGGATGAGAATAGTAGTGCCTTATCTGAAGTTTGAAGAGGAGAATAATCTACTTGAAGATAATGgttgcaatttaatttataattttatcatttttggATGGTGATGAttattgtatgaagatttgcaGACTTGGTAGTTATAATTGAATGCTTTGTatgattataatttatatctCAAGGTTTTGTACTTAAAGTTGTGTGTGTGCTGCTCAGGGATGGGGTCCTGGTGAAATGTGAGATATATGGTGAAGTGCAAGTGAACTCCCATCTCTCAGGTGTTCCTGATTTGACTCTTTCATTTGCAAACCCTTCTATTCTTGATGATGTAAGATTCCATCCATGTGTTCGATTTCGCCCTTGGGAATCCCAACAAATTCTGTCATTTGTGCCTCCTGATGGACAGTTTAAACTGATGAGCTACAGGTGTGTGGTGTTAAAGGGACACTTAGGTTATTAAAATTTactctgtttttatttaagtTTTAGACAGTACTGTAGCTTGTTAAAGGGTAATATAGTTAATTATTATGGTGCTCAATATCTAAATGTGCAATATGGATAAGTTTGGGGGAAGATACTAAGACTACTTAATAAAGTGTGCAGATTTCAGTATCTCTGgccttgttttattttctaaataatTCTATACTTATTTATGCAGGGTTAGAAAGTTGAAGAGCTCTCCAATCTACGTAAAGCCCCAGCTAACCTCAGACGCCGGGACATGTCGTGTGAGTGTGTTGGTTGGAATACGAAATGATCCTGGAAAGACAATTGATTCAATAACTGTGCAATTTCAACTGCCTCCATGCATTTTATCAGCTGACCTGACTTCAAATTATGGAACAGTGAACATTCTTGCTAATAAGGTACTAACAACCCAGAATTGTGATTTAACTCATCCTTGGCATGACAACTGCCCTTGAATTTTGATTATCAGTTGTAATTCTTAGATGAAATTGTAGTGAATgtcttctgtttttcttttctaaagaCAAATAATATTCTTCACTTCTGTTATGCTTTCTGATTGCAATATCTGCAGTTTCAGAAAAAGTTAAGTATGAGAATGCATAGTTCTCCTGGttggattttggttttaatataatgaaagcttcttgttttttgtaGACTTGCTCGTGGTCAATTGGGCGGATTCCTAAAGACAAAGCCCCTGCAATGTCTGGAACATTAGTACTTGAGACAGGATTAGAGCGCCTTCATGTGTTTCCCACATTTCAAGTGGGTTTTAGGATCATGGGTGTTGCTCTCTCTGGCTTGCAAATAGATAAACTGGATTTGAAAAATCTACCAAAACCGCCTTACAAGGGTTTTCGAGCTCTCACTCGAGCAGGGGAATTTGAAGTCAGGTCATAAATATGAGTTTCAATTTGCAAAGTTGCTCGGAATGAGGTTAATTGTCATCATGTACTGCAATGCGTcatttgtaaatttgttttttgtaaCATAGCATCTTGGTCTTGAGAGTTCCTTTAATTTAGGTGTAATTCATATCTGAAGATTTTGTCCCCTGTACTGCAAATTACATACTGactgaacaaaaaaaaattacaatgtTTGTTTGAGATGGTGTTagaattttcaatatttcacaTTTGAATTGCCTCATGTTATTGGTTTTGATTATCATATTCATCCACAATGGTTTCGAAAAATTGGAATTGGGCACATCATTCAATTGGACAAATTTCTCAAATGCGGTCAACATAACATACTAccaaagaaaaatcttacaacaACTAAGAGCATGCATCAAATTAAACAATCGATGTTTTGCATAACCAGAACTGAAAATTGGCATCCGAAGAGAAAGGATGACAAGGAAAAGGAAACCTTGGATTACAAAATTTTGTACAACCTTATGGTATCTAAGCAGCAATCTTGTTCACTCTGAAGGACTCCATAACCCGTCGAAGatcactttcttcttccaCAAACACATTTTCTGGTGTTTGCAATCTCAACTCGTATAACTGATTGTTTTCAACTCCTAGGACAGAAAGGTACCGTCTGTCCCATTCCATGCGGACTAATCGGTCTTTCGGCATAACAGCCAGCTCGTTGTTGTTTGCATATGATTTTATGTTTACCTAGAAAACACATTTCAAAAAAACATGATAAATAAAGTACTCAAATAATGCAGGCAAAGAACTTAAAGCAAATAATCAAAGTGAGAAATGCTTCTTTCAGAATTGGTTGGCATACATAGATCATATAATTTCTACCAAACCAAAGGAAGCCTAGAGTTCTTCAACCCCACCATTGAGGCAGATTATGGCTGATCTAATAAGTGCTGTAAAATGCATAGAAGAGACATTTACAAACATCACAATCAATCACCACCTTACCTCGACTTGATAATAAAGTTTCCCATCATCAGCAATTCTTGAAGATGTGGAAAGAATTTTTGATTCGCGCCTCACGCCAAGTCTTGTAGACATGAACTCTGTCAGGTACTGCTTAAGTACTTTCTTTCCGGCTTCTTGAGGCGGACCAAGATCTTCCACGCTCTTGTAGTTGGAGGATGAAGGAGAGGAAAACTCCACAGAGATATTTTCATCAAGAACATAAGGGTCTCTAAAGAATATGTCTGCTCCAGCACCTCGGACTTGGATCCAGTTTGAAGGGTACTTGAATGAATACCCATCAAAACTATCTATGTATTCCCTTAACCCAATAACAGATTGTTGAGCAAATGCAACACTCTGAAAACTGACTCCAGAGAAGATGTAAGATGACAAGATTAAGGTCATTGCATTCCTCCTAGGAACTGCAAATTCTTTAGTCTGATTATATATTAGCAATATATATTAAGTAGAAAAAATTATGTGGAATTTTCATGTCAAATTCACAAATGTGTGCCATAGAGGACAACTTTCTAGCATacctttgaagaaaaataagcaCAATCCTTATTTGATTCACCTGACAATTGCTCTGTGATGGGTGTTCTTGGTCTGCTAAGCAAACTCAGCTGCCAAAGTAAGTTCAAAGTCAAGTGCCTGAGACATAAGAAATGGAAAACTAGAACGAAAGGCAGAAGACACataagcaaaaggaaaaaggaaagacaaaATTGTTGAAAATGGTAAGTACCTGAAGACCGTCTTTGACGAAAAGTCTTGACAAGAACACGCCAATGGATTGGATGCCACCCACTGTAAGACTCTTCTTTGCATTTGATGCTGTAACATGTAATGCTTCTTTTGGCTGTGATACCTTTCTCCTATACTGGAAATGGTATATTGATGTTAAGAACTACATTACTTGTAGCCAAGCTCTG comes from Prunus dulcis chromosome 6, ALMONDv2, whole genome shotgun sequence and encodes:
- the LOC117630051 gene encoding AP-3 complex subunit mu isoform X1, encoding MLQCIFLLSDSGEVMLEKQLTGQRVDRSICAWFWEHTISQGDFPKLQPVIASPTHYLFQILREGITFLACTQVEMPPLMAIEFLCRVADVLSDYLGGLNEDLIKDNFVIVYELLDEMIDNGFPLTTEPNILREMIAPPNIVNKMLSVVTGNSSNMSDTLPGATSSCIPWRTADPKYANNEVYVDLVEEMDAIVNRDGVLVKCEIYGEVQVNSHLSGVPDLTLSFANPSILDDVRFHPCVRFRPWESQQILSFVPPDGQFKLMSYRVRKLKSSPIYVKPQLTSDAGTCRVSVLVGIRNDPGKTIDSITVQFQLPPCILSADLTSNYGTVNILANKTCSWSIGRIPKDKAPAMSGTLVLETGLERLHVFPTFQVGFRIMGVALSGLQIDKLDLKNLPKPPYKGFRALTRAGEFEVRS
- the LOC117630051 gene encoding AP-3 complex subunit mu isoform X2, producing MPPLMAIEFLCRVADVLSDYLGGLNEDLIKDNFVIVYELLDEMIDNGFPLTTEPNILREMIAPPNIVNKMLSVVTGNSSNMSDTLPGATSSCIPWRTADPKYANNEVYVDLVEEMDAIVNRDGVLVKCEIYGEVQVNSHLSGVPDLTLSFANPSILDDVRFHPCVRFRPWESQQILSFVPPDGQFKLMSYRVRKLKSSPIYVKPQLTSDAGTCRVSVLVGIRNDPGKTIDSITVQFQLPPCILSADLTSNYGTVNILANKTCSWSIGRIPKDKAPAMSGTLVLETGLERLHVFPTFQVGFRIMGVALSGLQIDKLDLKNLPKPPYKGFRALTRAGEFEVRS
- the LOC117630052 gene encoding psbP domain-containing protein 1, chloroplastic isoform X2; this encodes MARLVVVQHQQQRQPSLSPLPSSLSDFNGTRLHTQLQYRRKVSQPKEALHVTASNAKKSLTVGGIQSIGVFLSRLFVKDGLQLSLLSRPRTPITEQLSGESNKDCAYFSSKTKEFAVPRRNAMTLILSSYIFSGVSFQSVAFAQQSVIGLREYIDSFDGYSFKYPSNWIQVRGAGADIFFRDPYVLDENISVEFSSPSSSNYKSVEDLGPPQEAGKKVLKQYLTEFMSTRLGVRRESKILSTSSRIADDGKLYYQVEVNIKSYANNNELAVMPKDRLVRMEWDRRYLSVLGVENNQLYELRLQTPENVFVEEESDLRRVMESFRVNKIAA